A window from Littorina saxatilis isolate snail1 linkage group LG9, US_GU_Lsax_2.0, whole genome shotgun sequence encodes these proteins:
- the LOC138976998 gene encoding platelet glycoprotein Ib alpha chain-like, translating into MDGEPNVHIHPPTTSPITTSPTYNFTHYNFTHLQLHPLQLHPLQLHPLQLHPPTTSPTYNFTHYNFTHLQLHPLQLHPLTTSPTNNFTHYNFTHYNFTHYNFTHLQLHPLQLHPPTTSPTTTSPTTTSPTTTSPTNNFTHLQLHPPTTSPTTTSPTTTSPTYNFTHYNFTHLQLHPPTTSPTYNFTHYNFTHLQLHPPTTSPTYNFTHYNFTHLQLHPPTTSSTTTSPTTTSPTTTSPTYNFTHLQLHPLQLHPPTTSPTTTSPTNNFTH; encoded by the exons atgg atggtgagccgaacgtACACATTCACCCACCTACAACTTCACCCATTACAACTTCACCCACCTACAACTTCACCCACTACAACTTCACCCACCTACAACTTCACCCACTACAACTTCACCCACTACAACTTCACCCACTACAACTTCACCCACCTACAACTTCACCCACCTACAACTTCACCCACTACAACTTCACCCACCTACAACTTCACCCACTACAACTTCACCCACTAACAACTTCACCCACTAACAACTTCACCCACTACAACTTCACCCACTACAACTTCACCCACTACAACTTCACCCACCTACAACTTCACCCATTACAACTTCACCCACCTACAACTTCACCCACTACAACTTCACCCACTACAACTTCACCCACTACAACTTCACCCACTAACAACTTCACCCACCTACAACTTCACCCACCTACAACTTCACCCACTACAACTTCACCCACTACAACTTCACCCACCTACAACTTCACCCACTACAACTTCACCCACCTACAACTTCACCCACCTACAACTTCACCCACCTACAACTTTACCCACTACAACTTCACCCACCTACAACTTCACCCACCTACAACTTCACCCACCTACAACTTCACCCACTACAACTTCACCCACCTACAACTTCACCCACCTACAACTTCATCCACTACAACTTCACCCACTACAACTTCACCCACTACAACTTCACCCACCTACAACTTCACCCACCTACAACTTCACCCACTACAACTTCACCCACCTACAACTTCACCCACTACAACTTCACCCACTAACAACTTCACCCACTAA